Proteins encoded together in one Luteimonas fraxinea window:
- a CDS encoding histidine triad nucleotide-binding protein — protein sequence MTTIFHKIIQREIPADIVFEDDHVIAFRDIAPQAPVHVLFVPKQDFATLNDVPVDAPEIIGRLAVAAARYAKEQGFAEDGYRIVMNCNAHGGQTVFQIHLHLLAGAPLGRFGTAT from the coding sequence ATGACGACCATCTTCCACAAGATCATCCAGCGCGAGATTCCGGCCGACATCGTCTTCGAAGACGACCACGTCATCGCGTTCCGCGACATCGCGCCGCAGGCGCCGGTGCATGTGCTGTTCGTGCCGAAACAGGACTTCGCCACGCTTAATGATGTGCCGGTGGACGCGCCCGAGATCATCGGGCGGCTGGCGGTTGCGGCCGCGCGGTATGCGAAAGAGCAGGGGTTCGCCGAAGACGGCTATCGCATCGTCATGAACTGCAACGCGCACGGTGGCCAGACGGTGTTCCAGATCCATCTGCATCTGCTGGCTGGCGCACCTCTGGGGCGCTTCGGCACTGCAACGTGA
- a CDS encoding Slp family lipoprotein: protein MTALRLLPVVAGALLLGACASQPKPLQGGYVEALTPHAAVQGEHTGAMVRWGGRIVQVEPRTDATCFEMIATRLTATGRPYWASDDTNGRFIACRAGFYDPAVFEVNREVTFTGRIAGYDSRRVGEYDYRFPRVEADVVYLWPKRERVDVITRPAPWPWWGYW, encoded by the coding sequence ATGACCGCCCTTCGCCTGCTGCCCGTTGTCGCCGGCGCCCTGCTGCTCGGCGCGTGCGCGTCCCAACCGAAACCGCTGCAGGGCGGCTACGTTGAAGCGCTGACACCGCACGCTGCCGTGCAAGGCGAGCACACCGGCGCGATGGTGCGCTGGGGCGGCCGCATCGTGCAGGTGGAACCGCGCACCGACGCCACCTGTTTCGAGATGATCGCCACGCGGCTGACCGCGACCGGCCGCCCGTACTGGGCCAGCGACGACACCAACGGCCGCTTCATCGCCTGCCGCGCCGGCTTCTACGATCCGGCGGTGTTCGAGGTGAATCGCGAGGTCACCTTCACAGGCCGCATCGCCGGCTACGACTCGCGCCGTGTCGGCGAATACGACTATCGCTTTCCGCGCGTCGAGGCTGATGTGGTCTATCTGTGGCCGAAGCGCGAGCGCGTCGACGTGATCACGCGCCCGGCGCCATGGCCGTGGTGGGGTTACTGGTGA
- a CDS encoding transglutaminase TgpA family protein — protein sequence MARTALALDTAGRRWSLIAAAVCLLPLLLQLPMPLPLVIAGAGAIAAGMASRRAAPGWLRTVLALAVFGLVLAQGGMNFGRDTGCALLAGMLAIKPSELRTVRDARSLLGFALFAPFATFLLDQGPLSLVLGLVGAVLVLAALARVSEQESGLPAAGVRHATRIGIVARLIAIGLPLALAAFWLFPRLATPLWGIPDLSTARPGLSDEMSPGDWIDLIADDTPAMRVTFRGAEPSTRGMYWRGPTLTQYDGRTWTASQWLRSLPPATVEHGAPTWDYEIALEPTERNLLVALEMPLAFPDGMRAAHEYTLTSERRLDRVTRWQLRSAPPTRFEADLPDSLRRLALQLPEDFNPRTRALAQRWRAETADDGALVDRALAWIRSDFAYTLDTPLPGRHAVDEFLFDYRAGFCEHFSSAFAVLMREAGIPSRVVTGYTGGTRNRFGNYWIVRRMDAHAWNEVWLEGRGWVRVDPTAAVAPERIYDTLEDRLGADAGGGALPMADLGDWARRAWNDFVLGFDAARQQRMLQRIGFENIDTGGLAALFSLCAALALGWMLWLVARTERERDPLLRAWHRLGHQYARLGLARERHEPAIAWAERVRAARPHEAALVALTHRFVAARYAPSASDATLVRALRAHRPSRETAR from the coding sequence ATGGCGCGCACCGCACTCGCGCTCGATACCGCCGGCCGTCGCTGGTCGCTGATCGCGGCGGCCGTCTGCCTGCTGCCGCTGTTGCTGCAGTTGCCGATGCCGTTGCCGCTGGTCATCGCTGGCGCAGGCGCGATCGCTGCGGGCATGGCGTCGCGGCGCGCGGCACCGGGCTGGCTGCGCACTGTGCTGGCGCTCGCCGTGTTCGGGCTCGTGCTCGCGCAGGGCGGGATGAATTTCGGCCGCGACACCGGCTGCGCGCTGCTCGCCGGCATGCTCGCGATCAAACCGTCCGAACTGCGCACCGTGCGCGATGCCCGCAGCCTGCTCGGCTTCGCCCTGTTCGCGCCGTTCGCGACCTTCCTGCTCGACCAGGGGCCGCTGTCGCTTGTGCTCGGTCTCGTCGGCGCGGTGCTGGTCCTTGCGGCACTCGCGCGAGTGTCGGAACAGGAATCGGGACTGCCCGCGGCCGGCGTGCGCCATGCCACCCGCATCGGCATCGTCGCGCGTCTGATCGCGATCGGCCTGCCGTTGGCACTCGCTGCGTTCTGGCTGTTCCCGCGTCTCGCGACGCCGCTATGGGGCATCCCGGATCTGTCGACCGCGCGGCCCGGCCTGTCGGACGAAATGTCGCCCGGCGACTGGATCGATCTCATCGCCGACGACACGCCTGCGATGCGCGTGACCTTCCGCGGCGCCGAGCCTTCCACCCGCGGGATGTACTGGCGCGGCCCGACGCTGACGCAATACGACGGCCGCACCTGGACCGCGTCGCAATGGCTGCGCAGCCTGCCGCCAGCGACGGTCGAGCACGGCGCGCCGACCTGGGACTACGAGATCGCGCTGGAGCCGACCGAGCGCAATCTGCTGGTCGCATTGGAGATGCCGCTCGCATTTCCCGACGGCATGCGCGCTGCGCACGAGTACACGCTGACCAGCGAGCGCCGCCTCGACCGCGTGACCCGCTGGCAATTGCGCTCCGCGCCACCGACCCGCTTCGAAGCGGATCTGCCCGATTCGCTGCGCCGTCTGGCATTACAGCTGCCCGAGGATTTCAATCCACGCACGCGGGCGCTGGCGCAGCGGTGGCGCGCCGAGACGGCCGACGACGGCGCGCTCGTCGACCGCGCGCTCGCCTGGATCCGCAGCGATTTCGCCTACACGCTCGACACGCCGCTGCCTGGCCGTCATGCGGTCGACGAATTCTTGTTCGACTATCGCGCCGGCTTCTGCGAACACTTCAGCTCCGCGTTCGCCGTGCTGATGCGCGAGGCCGGCATTCCGTCGCGTGTCGTTACCGGCTACACCGGCGGCACCCGCAACCGCTTCGGCAACTACTGGATCGTCCGGCGCATGGACGCCCACGCCTGGAACGAAGTCTGGCTCGAAGGCCGCGGCTGGGTACGCGTCGATCCGACCGCCGCTGTGGCGCCCGAGCGCATCTACGACACGCTGGAAGACCGGCTCGGCGCCGACGCCGGCGGCGGCGCGCTGCCGATGGCCGACCTCGGCGACTGGGCGCGGCGCGCGTGGAACGATTTCGTGCTCGGTTTCGACGCCGCGCGCCAGCAGCGCATGCTCCAGCGCATCGGCTTCGAGAACATCGACACTGGCGGCCTCGCTGCGCTGTTCTCGCTGTGCGCGGCGCTCGCGCTGGGCTGGATGCTGTGGCTGGTCGCGCGGACCGAACGCGAGCGCGATCCGCTGCTGCGTGCCTGGCATCGACTGGGACACCAGTATGCGCGCCTCGGTCTGGCCCGCGAACGGCACGAGCCCGCGATCGCCTGGGCGGAACGCGTCAGGGCCGCGCGTCCGCACGAAGCTGCGCTCGTCGCCCTCACCCACCGTTTCGTCGCGGCCCGCTACGCTCCATCGGCGTCCGATGCGACGCTGGTGCGGGCACTGCGCGCGCACCGTCCATCACGGGAGACCGCTCGATGA
- a CDS encoding DUF58 domain-containing protein, whose protein sequence is MPAFADLRRRVESWARPRRPEVLPARLDRRRIYILPTGFGAFVTALLATMAIGALNYNNNPALLLCLLLVGAALASLLWTQLQLSGLEIRAVHGEPVAAGTPMPLHVHVEAAPGRERRGLRVVIGDSAALLSLGESGGEATVALPTVRRGWLTSPRLRISTTRPLGLARAWSWVWPTTRFLVYPTPEASGPPLPEGGGDEAQARLNPAGEELHHLRDWRSGDAPRTIAWKASARRNTLIVREFERPQGDDLTLDWQRLGALDPESKIRRLARWVDEAEREAVRYRLQLPGQPVIGPDRGAAHRHACLRALALLPDAG, encoded by the coding sequence ATGCCCGCGTTCGCCGACCTGCGCCGTCGTGTCGAAAGCTGGGCGCGTCCGCGTCGGCCGGAAGTATTGCCGGCGCGCCTCGACCGCAGACGCATCTACATCCTGCCGACGGGCTTCGGTGCCTTCGTCACCGCGCTGTTGGCGACGATGGCGATCGGTGCGCTCAACTACAACAACAATCCGGCGTTGCTGCTGTGTCTGCTACTGGTCGGCGCGGCACTGGCCAGTCTGCTGTGGACGCAGCTGCAGCTCAGCGGGCTCGAGATTCGTGCAGTGCACGGCGAACCGGTCGCGGCCGGCACGCCGATGCCGCTGCATGTGCATGTCGAAGCAGCGCCCGGCCGCGAGCGTCGCGGTCTGCGCGTGGTGATCGGCGACAGCGCGGCGCTGCTGTCGCTAGGCGAATCCGGCGGCGAAGCAACCGTGGCCTTGCCGACGGTTCGGCGCGGCTGGTTGACATCACCGAGGCTGCGCATCAGCACCACACGCCCGCTGGGTCTGGCGCGTGCGTGGTCGTGGGTCTGGCCGACGACACGCTTTCTGGTCTACCCCACGCCGGAGGCATCCGGTCCGCCGTTGCCGGAGGGTGGCGGCGACGAAGCGCAGGCCCGGCTCAATCCGGCGGGCGAGGAGTTGCATCATCTGCGCGACTGGCGCTCGGGCGATGCGCCGCGGACCATCGCGTGGAAGGCCTCGGCGCGGCGCAATACGTTGATCGTGCGCGAGTTCGAGCGCCCGCAGGGCGATGACCTGACGCTGGACTGGCAGCGTCTCGGCGCTCTCGACCCGGAATCGAAAATCCGCCGGCTGGCGCGTTGGGTCGACGAGGCCGAGCGCGAGGCCGTGCGCTATCGACTGCAGCTTCCCGGCCAACCGGTGATCGGTCCCGATCGCGGCGCCGCGCATCGCCACGCCTGCCTGCGCGCGCTCGCGTTGCTGCCGGACGCCGGCTGA
- a CDS encoding AAA family ATPase translates to MPDPTTPAMLTDTQREALSSSLAQVNRLVLGKETAVTMSFVALLADGHILIEDLPGLGKTTLAHAIAATVGLDFQRVQFTSDLLPSDVVGVSVYEGSARRFEFHGGPVFTNVLLADEINRAPPRTQSALLEAMAEQQVTVDGTTHRLPDPFFVIATQNPVDLSGTYPLPDSQLDRFLLRLTLGYPDRDAERALLSGSDRRTLIAETLPRLGADDLRALRQAVTTIHASPALIDYVQALMARSRQHPGVRVGLSPRAGLALLRAARAFALLQGRGHALPDDVQTLFPLIASHRLVAEADAAGDGLAASILQAVPVD, encoded by the coding sequence ATGCCCGACCCGACGACGCCCGCCATGCTAACCGACACCCAGCGTGAAGCCCTGTCGTCATCGCTGGCCCAGGTGAACCGGCTGGTGCTCGGCAAGGAGACGGCAGTGACGATGAGCTTCGTCGCGCTGCTCGCCGATGGCCACATCCTGATCGAGGATCTGCCCGGCCTCGGCAAGACGACACTGGCGCATGCGATCGCCGCAACCGTGGGCCTGGATTTCCAGCGCGTGCAGTTCACCTCGGATCTGTTGCCGTCGGACGTCGTCGGCGTGTCGGTCTACGAGGGCAGCGCGCGTCGCTTCGAGTTCCATGGCGGCCCGGTCTTCACCAACGTGTTGCTGGCCGACGAGATCAATCGCGCACCGCCGCGCACGCAGAGCGCGCTGCTCGAGGCCATGGCCGAACAACAGGTCACCGTCGACGGCACCACGCATCGCCTGCCCGATCCGTTCTTCGTCATCGCCACGCAGAACCCGGTGGATCTGTCGGGCACGTATCCGCTGCCCGATTCGCAGCTCGACCGCTTCCTGCTGCGGCTCACGCTCGGCTACCCCGATCGAGACGCAGAACGCGCGCTGCTGTCGGGCAGCGACCGCCGCACGCTGATTGCCGAGACGCTGCCCCGACTCGGCGCCGACGATCTGCGCGCCTTGCGCCAGGCGGTCACGACGATCCATGCGAGTCCGGCGCTGATCGATTACGTACAGGCGCTGATGGCACGCAGCCGTCAGCATCCGGGCGTGCGCGTGGGCCTGTCGCCGCGCGCCGGTCTCGCGTTGCTGCGCGCGGCCCGTGCATTCGCCTTGTTGCAGGGCCGCGGTCACGCACTCCCCGACGACGTGCAGACTCTGTTCCCGTTGATTGCCAGCCACCGCCTGGTCGCAGAGGCCGATGCGGCCGGCGACGGACTGGCGGCGTCGATCCTGCAGGCCGTGCCGGTCGACTGA
- a CDS encoding ArnT family glycosyltransferase gives MEMRTVFVVLWTTIVLLKLAIAARLPLFVDEAFYWLEGQHPAFAYSDLPGLTAWLIRIGTEVFGDGLLAVRLPFIAISALVPWLVVRLTAREFDPQSAWLSGCAALLLPLLGSLGVMALPDAMLALATVLCLDAGVRLLRGVTHGGALLLALGLSLGALSHYRFIAVIGVGIVALLTIAKGREALRDPRVWIAIATGAAAWIPLLVWNVDNAEAGLRFQMVDRHPWALHADGWQFIVIQAVMVTPLLFAALLIAAWRLRRAPDDAARFLAMSGGLMVLGFFALGFVADTERASFHWPLPGYLALLPLVGFVLMTWPRWLRIATWVTLALGFIGVVGYYAAVSAPEVRERSAGLKWYPSNFAGWDTLADAVREELAAMPADTVLVADNFKIGAELGFALGDPRIRVLDHPLNRHHGRAPQLQLWHLQLDDRAELAGRPVLLVTGANDVKFSALLQRYQTICARMGALPVSRVVNADRGAQRFILSRFDADAKAGAGDCVTPALAYVDTPLAGARVDAPFEVRGWAVKDGSGVASVAITLDGVPVVQAQYGAPNPWIVERFLAGDSRDPAGVNIGFSATIDPATLTPGRHWLGLEITGHDGSVERWAEQPIQVAPAR, from the coding sequence ATGGAAATGCGCACGGTGTTCGTCGTGCTGTGGACGACGATCGTGCTGCTGAAACTGGCCATCGCCGCGCGGCTGCCGCTGTTCGTCGACGAGGCGTTCTACTGGCTCGAAGGCCAGCATCCCGCGTTCGCCTATTCCGATCTGCCGGGCCTGACCGCGTGGCTGATCCGCATCGGCACCGAAGTCTTCGGCGATGGTCTGCTCGCGGTGCGTCTGCCCTTCATCGCGATCTCCGCGCTGGTGCCGTGGCTGGTGGTGCGCCTGACCGCGCGCGAGTTCGATCCACAGTCCGCGTGGCTGTCCGGCTGCGCGGCATTGCTGCTGCCGCTGCTCGGCTCGCTCGGCGTGATGGCACTGCCGGACGCGATGCTCGCGCTGGCGACCGTGCTGTGTCTGGATGCGGGCGTGCGCCTGCTGCGCGGCGTGACTCACGGCGGTGCGTTGCTGCTCGCGCTTGGTTTGTCGCTCGGCGCGCTGAGTCACTACCGCTTCATCGCGGTGATCGGCGTCGGCATCGTCGCGCTGCTGACGATCGCCAAGGGCCGCGAAGCGCTGCGCGACCCGCGCGTGTGGATCGCGATCGCGACCGGCGCCGCGGCGTGGATTCCGCTGCTGGTGTGGAATGTCGACAACGCAGAAGCCGGACTGCGCTTCCAGATGGTCGATCGGCATCCGTGGGCGCTGCATGCCGACGGCTGGCAGTTCATCGTGATCCAGGCGGTGATGGTGACGCCGCTGCTGTTCGCCGCGCTGCTGATCGCGGCGTGGCGCCTGCGCCGGGCGCCGGACGACGCGGCGCGCTTTCTCGCGATGTCCGGCGGGCTGATGGTGCTGGGCTTCTTCGCGCTCGGCTTCGTCGCCGACACCGAACGCGCGAGTTTTCACTGGCCACTGCCGGGCTATCTCGCACTGCTGCCGCTGGTCGGTTTCGTGCTGATGACGTGGCCACGCTGGCTGCGCATTGCCACGTGGGTAACGCTGGCGCTCGGCTTCATCGGTGTGGTCGGTTACTACGCCGCGGTGTCCGCGCCTGAAGTGCGCGAGCGCAGCGCGGGACTGAAGTGGTATCCATCGAACTTCGCAGGTTGGGACACGTTGGCCGATGCGGTACGCGAAGAGCTCGCGGCCATGCCGGCCGACACGGTGCTCGTGGCCGACAACTTCAAGATCGGCGCCGAGCTCGGTTTCGCACTCGGCGATCCGCGCATCCGCGTGCTCGACCATCCACTCAATCGCCATCACGGTCGCGCGCCGCAGTTGCAGCTCTGGCATCTACAGCTCGACGATCGCGCCGAACTGGCCGGACGCCCGGTGCTGCTCGTCACCGGCGCCAACGACGTGAAGTTCAGTGCACTGCTGCAGCGCTACCAGACGATCTGTGCGCGTATGGGGGCATTGCCGGTATCGCGCGTCGTCAATGCGGACCGCGGCGCGCAGCGTTTCATCCTGTCGCGCTTCGATGCGGATGCGAAGGCAGGCGCCGGCGATTGCGTCACGCCGGCCCTCGCGTATGTCGATACGCCGCTGGCGGGCGCGCGCGTCGATGCGCCGTTCGAAGTGCGCGGCTGGGCGGTCAAGGACGGCAGCGGCGTCGCATCGGTCGCGATCACGCTCGATGGCGTGCCGGTCGTGCAGGCGCAGTACGGCGCGCCGAATCCATGGATCGTCGAGCGGTTCCTGGCTGGCGATTCCCGCGATCCCGCGGGCGTCAATATCGGTTTCAGCGCGACGATCGATCCGGCGACGCTCACGCCCGGCCGCCATTGGCTCGGACTCGAAATCACCGGCCACGACGGCTCGGTCGAACGCTGGGCCGAACAGCCGATCCAGGTCGCGCCCGCGCGCTGA
- a CDS encoding Maf family protein — translation MNPPLILGSTSVYRRGLLERLRLPFTCERPDVDETPGRGEAPDALAIRLAQAKAEEVAARMPSAWVVGSDQVAALDGRPLGKPGGRDAAIAQLMAMSGRSVVFHTVLALARSGESTLQAQDRTEVVFRTLQFDEIARYVDAEQPFDCAGSFNCEGLGIVLFEAIRSDDPTALVGLPLIATARLLRAAGYALP, via the coding sequence ATGAACCCGCCGCTGATCCTCGGCTCGACATCGGTTTATCGCCGCGGGCTTCTGGAGCGCCTGCGGCTGCCGTTCACCTGCGAGCGGCCGGACGTCGACGAGACGCCCGGGCGCGGCGAAGCCCCTGATGCGCTCGCGATCCGGCTCGCACAGGCCAAGGCCGAAGAGGTTGCCGCGCGGATGCCCAGCGCCTGGGTCGTCGGCTCGGACCAGGTTGCCGCGCTCGATGGTCGTCCGCTCGGCAAACCGGGCGGCCGCGACGCGGCGATCGCGCAGCTGATGGCGATGTCCGGTCGCAGTGTGGTCTTCCACACCGTACTGGCGCTGGCGCGATCGGGAGAGTCGACATTGCAGGCGCAGGACCGCACCGAAGTCGTGTTCCGCACGCTGCAGTTCGACGAGATCGCGCGTTACGTCGATGCAGAACAACCGTTCGACTGCGCCGGCAGCTTCAATTGCGAAGGACTCGGCATCGTACTGTTCGAGGCGATCCGCAGCGATGATCCGACCGCGCTGGTCGGACTGCCGCTGATCGCGACCGCGCGCCTGCTGCGCGCGGCGGGCTACGCCCTGCCCTGA
- a CDS encoding YceD family protein → MSAQMPELVDAWRMVAGSMRLDGRLPLASLTRLRDLLADAEGDDVICSIEFGRDALQQPFALLRIQAGLPLVCQRTLKRFVWPLEIEQRLGLIRDEADEAGLLPDYEALLLEGDGSLSPVALVEDEMILAIPAIPVAPGSEAIDRDWPVSPEEETRVNPFSALAGLKKDRNN, encoded by the coding sequence ATGTCCGCGCAAATGCCCGAGTTGGTAGACGCTTGGCGCATGGTCGCAGGCAGCATGCGCCTCGACGGGCGCCTGCCCTTGGCGTCGTTGACGCGCCTGCGTGACCTCTTGGCCGATGCCGAAGGCGATGACGTGATCTGCTCGATCGAGTTCGGTCGCGATGCGCTGCAGCAGCCGTTCGCGCTGCTGCGCATCCAAGCCGGGTTGCCGCTGGTGTGCCAGCGGACGCTCAAGCGCTTCGTGTGGCCGCTCGAGATCGAGCAGCGGTTGGGTCTGATCCGCGATGAGGCGGACGAGGCCGGCCTGCTGCCTGATTACGAGGCGCTGCTGCTGGAAGGTGACGGTTCGCTGTCGCCGGTCGCGCTGGTCGAGGACGAAATGATTCTGGCAATACCCGCGATTCCGGTCGCACCCGGCTCCGAAGCGATCGATCGCGACTGGCCGGTGTCGCCCGAAGAAGAGACACGCGTCAACCCGTTTTCGGCGTTGGCGGGTTTGAAGAAAGATCGAAACAACTAG
- the rpmF gene encoding 50S ribosomal protein L32: MAVQKSRVTPSRRGMRRAHDKLSAKLLSTDQTTGETHIRHHITADGYYRGKQVIQPKTRVVEED; this comes from the coding sequence ATGGCTGTGCAGAAATCCCGCGTCACCCCGTCCCGTCGTGGCATGCGTCGCGCGCACGACAAGCTGAGCGCCAAGCTGCTGTCGACCGACCAGACGACGGGTGAGACCCATATTCGTCATCACATCACCGCCGACGGTTACTACCGTGGCAAGCAGGTGATCCAGCCGAAGACGCGCGTCGTCGAGGAAGATTGA
- a CDS encoding beta-ketoacyl-ACP synthase III yields the protein MTSERIYSRIAGTGSYLPEKVLTNDDLAKFVDTSDEWIASRTGIRERHIAAEGETTSDLAFHAATRAMEAAGVSASEIDLIIVGTTTPDIIFPSTACLLQARLGANGCGAFDVNAACSGFLYAFSIADKFIKSGDAKTVLVVGAETLTRMVNWSERTTAVLFGDGAGAVVLKADTETGILSTHLHADGAKKELLWNPVGVSAGFRDDQPNAGVRIQMAGSDVFKYAVKALDSVVEETLLANGLDRHDIDWLIPHQANLRIIEATAKRLDMPMDRVVVTVDKHGNTSSGSVPLALDEAVRSGRVQRGQLLLLEAFGGGFTWGSALLRY from the coding sequence ATGACCAGCGAACGCATCTATTCCCGCATTGCCGGCACCGGCAGTTACCTGCCCGAGAAAGTGCTGACCAACGACGACCTCGCGAAGTTCGTCGACACCAGCGACGAATGGATCGCGTCCCGCACCGGCATCCGCGAGCGACACATCGCCGCCGAAGGCGAGACGACCAGCGATCTGGCCTTCCATGCCGCCACGCGCGCAATGGAAGCCGCGGGCGTATCGGCGTCCGAGATCGATCTGATCATCGTCGGCACCACCACGCCGGACATCATTTTTCCGTCCACGGCCTGCCTGTTGCAGGCGCGGCTGGGCGCCAACGGCTGCGGCGCGTTCGACGTCAACGCGGCATGTTCGGGCTTTCTCTACGCGTTCTCGATCGCCGACAAGTTCATCAAGTCGGGCGATGCGAAGACCGTGCTGGTGGTCGGCGCCGAGACGCTGACCCGCATGGTCAACTGGAGCGAGCGCACCACCGCCGTGCTGTTCGGCGACGGCGCCGGCGCCGTCGTGCTCAAGGCCGATACCGAGACCGGCATCCTCAGCACCCATCTGCACGCCGACGGCGCCAAGAAGGAACTGCTGTGGAATCCGGTCGGCGTGTCCGCCGGCTTCCGCGACGACCAGCCCAATGCGGGCGTGCGCATCCAGATGGCCGGCAGCGACGTCTTCAAGTACGCGGTCAAGGCGCTGGATTCGGTGGTCGAGGAAACGCTGCTGGCGAATGGTCTCGATCGCCACGACATCGACTGGCTGATTCCGCACCAAGCCAACCTGCGCATCATCGAAGCCACGGCCAAGCGCCTGGACATGCCGATGGATCGCGTCGTGGTCACGGTCGACAAGCACGGCAACACCTCGTCCGGTTCGGTGCCGCTGGCACTCGACGAGGCCGTGCGTTCCGGTCGCGTGCAGCGCGGCCAATTGCTGCTGCTCGAAGCCTTCGGCGGCGGCTTTACCTGGGGTTCGGCGCTGCTGCGCTATTGA
- a CDS encoding serine/threonine protein phosphatase has translation MGVESIVVAGRDAWLKAYADGDSRKFGLGILDAIARGLDIDALRPPPHPGGGEAKQIEARRLAELDAQGVRVPRVLGEGASTLLLSNLGDTFAAQLRAADGDVARIDALTTAVIDAIADAHARGAYFGQPLPRNITLDDSGRVGFIDFEEDPLEVMSLPQAQARDWLMFAFGMAKYYDGRTDTLADMLSRVMQREPEVAAHAGRVGRLKGFAQRIGWLGRSARHVAHSILVVRAATLLPMLLVVAVLWDWLDDGEIELLRMMF, from the coding sequence ATGGGCGTCGAATCCATCGTCGTGGCCGGGCGTGACGCCTGGCTCAAGGCATATGCCGACGGCGACAGCCGCAAGTTCGGCCTCGGCATCCTCGATGCGATCGCGCGCGGGCTCGACATCGACGCGCTGCGTCCGCCGCCGCATCCCGGTGGCGGCGAAGCCAAGCAGATCGAAGCACGCCGCCTGGCCGAACTCGACGCGCAAGGCGTGCGCGTGCCACGCGTGCTCGGCGAAGGCGCCTCCACGCTGCTGCTGAGCAATCTGGGCGATACCTTCGCCGCGCAACTGCGCGCTGCCGATGGCGATGTCGCGCGCATCGATGCATTGACGACGGCGGTGATCGACGCGATCGCCGATGCGCATGCGCGTGGTGCGTATTTCGGGCAACCGCTGCCGCGCAACATCACGCTCGACGACAGTGGCCGCGTGGGCTTCATCGATTTCGAGGAAGACCCGCTCGAAGTGATGTCGTTGCCGCAGGCGCAGGCCCGCGACTGGCTGATGTTCGCGTTCGGCATGGCGAAGTACTACGACGGCCGCACCGATACGCTCGCCGACATGCTCTCGCGGGTGATGCAGCGCGAGCCGGAAGTCGCCGCGCACGCGGGCCGCGTGGGGCGCCTGAAGGGCTTCGCGCAGCGCATCGGCTGGCTCGGGCGGTCCGCGCGCCACGTCGCGCATTCGATCCTCGTCGTGCGCGCGGCGACGCTGCTGCCGATGCTGCTCGTCGTCGCCGTGCTGTGGGACTGGCTCGACGATGGCGAGATCGAACTGCTGCGGATGATGTTCTGA
- the fabD gene encoding ACP S-malonyltransferase, whose protein sequence is MTASQLAFVFPGQGSQSLGMLGDLAARHPVVVEAFAEASEGAGVDLWALSQQGPEAQLNQTEFTQPALLAAGVAVWRAWQQHDGAAPAALAGHSLGEYTALVAAGALSLGDAAKLVRLRGQLMQSAAPAGTGAMAAVIGAEDALVSEVCRDASQDGSVVVPANFNSPGQIVIGGHAAAVDRAIALLGERGVRKVVKLAVSVPSHTPLMREAADRLAESMGAVAWHTPSLPVVQNVDATVHESVDSIRDALVRQLYLPVQWTRCVEALSARGVTRITECGPGKVLTGLVKRIDKSIEARALAAPDDFDAALADWKV, encoded by the coding sequence GTGACTGCATCGCAACTCGCATTCGTCTTCCCGGGGCAGGGCTCGCAGTCGCTGGGCATGCTCGGCGATCTCGCCGCGCGCCATCCGGTGGTCGTCGAGGCATTCGCCGAAGCCTCCGAAGGCGCGGGCGTCGATCTGTGGGCGCTGTCGCAGCAGGGCCCCGAGGCCCAGCTCAACCAGACCGAGTTCACCCAGCCCGCATTGCTGGCCGCCGGTGTCGCCGTGTGGCGCGCGTGGCAGCAGCACGACGGCGCTGCGCCGGCCGCGCTGGCCGGTCACAGTCTCGGCGAATACACCGCGCTGGTCGCGGCCGGCGCGCTCTCGCTGGGTGATGCCGCGAAGCTGGTGCGTCTGCGTGGCCAGCTGATGCAGAGCGCCGCGCCGGCGGGCACCGGTGCGATGGCCGCGGTCATCGGCGCCGAAGATGCGCTGGTCAGCGAAGTCTGCCGCGATGCGTCTCAAGACGGCAGCGTCGTCGTGCCGGCCAATTTCAATTCGCCCGGCCAGATCGTCATCGGCGGGCATGCCGCGGCGGTGGATCGTGCGATCGCACTGCTCGGCGAACGTGGCGTGCGCAAGGTCGTGAAGCTGGCGGTCAGCGTGCCTTCGCACACGCCGCTGATGCGCGAGGCTGCGGATCGGCTGGCGGAATCGATGGGCGCGGTCGCCTGGCACACGCCGTCGCTGCCGGTGGTGCAGAACGTCGATGCGACGGTGCACGAGAGTGTCGATTCAATTCGCGATGCGCTGGTGCGCCAGCTGTATCTGCCGGTGCAGTGGACGCGTTGCGTCGAAGCGCTGTCGGCACGCGGCGTGACGCGCATCACCGAGTGCGGCCCTGGCAAGGTGCTGACCGGTCTGGTCAAGCGCATCGACAAGTCTATCGAGGCCCGCGCGCTCGCCGCGCCGGACGATTTCGACGCCGCGCTGGCAGACTGGAAGGTCTGA